A window from Desulfomicrobium escambiense DSM 10707 encodes these proteins:
- the dsrK gene encoding sulfate reduction electron transfer complex DsrMKJOP subunit DsrK codes for MSDLPRPEKLFASIDYTPPKADWMDVPTVIKPGRYCYAANPDSVNYVGLPNAHKWNPLDEDWGLPENWQEIIFNGLRERLHKFRSFKIFMDICVRCGACADKCHFFIGSGDPKNMPVLRAELLRSVYRGEFTTFGKILGRFAGGRKLTASVLKEWWYYFFQCSECRRCSVFCPYGIDTAEVTIIGRELLNLLGLNIDWIATPVANCYRTGNHLGIQPHAFFDMIDFFCDDIEDITGIRPEPNFNQKGADILFVTPSGDVFADPGTYTCMGYLMLFEYLKREYGLSVTWSTYASEGGNFGFFTSHETMKRLNSKMYMEADRLGVKWILGGECGHMWRVIHQYMDTLNGPDFQSSRMETPVNPITGTVFKNAASTKMVHIAEFTADLIKHGKLNLNKKRNANVHLTWHDSCNPARGMGLLDEPRYVAKSVVEKFTEMPEGTIREQTFCCGGGAGLNAGENDELRMMGGLPRANAVKYVHEKYGVNMLGCVCAIDRAVLPNSMAYWVPEVSVCGLHELVANALVFPGEKERETDLRGEDLPGEDE; via the coding sequence ATGTCTGATCTGCCACGCCCTGAAAAGCTTTTTGCGAGTATCGACTACACGCCCCCCAAGGCGGACTGGATGGACGTGCCGACGGTGATCAAGCCCGGCCGCTACTGCTACGCCGCCAACCCCGACAGCGTGAACTACGTCGGCCTGCCCAACGCCCATAAGTGGAACCCTCTCGACGAGGATTGGGGTCTCCCCGAGAACTGGCAGGAGATCATTTTCAACGGCCTGCGCGAACGGCTGCACAAGTTCCGCTCCTTCAAGATCTTCATGGACATCTGCGTGCGCTGCGGCGCCTGCGCGGACAAGTGCCATTTCTTCATCGGTTCCGGCGACCCCAAGAACATGCCGGTGCTGCGCGCCGAACTGCTGCGTTCCGTGTACCGCGGCGAGTTCACGACCTTCGGCAAGATCCTTGGCCGATTCGCTGGCGGCCGCAAGCTGACGGCTTCCGTGCTCAAGGAGTGGTGGTACTACTTCTTCCAGTGCTCCGAGTGCCGCCGCTGTTCCGTGTTCTGCCCCTACGGCATCGACACGGCCGAAGTGACCATAATCGGCCGCGAACTGCTGAACCTTCTGGGCCTGAACATCGACTGGATCGCAACGCCGGTGGCCAACTGCTACCGCACCGGCAACCACTTGGGCATCCAGCCTCACGCTTTCTTCGACATGATCGACTTCTTCTGCGACGACATCGAAGACATCACCGGCATCCGGCCCGAGCCGAACTTCAACCAGAAGGGCGCCGACATCCTCTTCGTCACGCCTTCGGGCGACGTCTTCGCCGATCCCGGCACCTACACCTGCATGGGCTACCTCATGCTCTTCGAGTACCTCAAACGCGAGTACGGCCTGAGCGTGACCTGGTCGACCTACGCGTCCGAGGGCGGCAACTTCGGTTTCTTTACCTCGCACGAAACCATGAAGCGCCTGAACTCCAAGATGTACATGGAAGCCGACCGCCTGGGCGTGAAGTGGATCCTCGGCGGCGAATGCGGTCACATGTGGCGCGTCATCCATCAGTACATGGACACCCTGAACGGCCCCGACTTCCAGTCCTCGCGCATGGAAACCCCGGTCAACCCCATCACGGGCACGGTGTTCAAGAACGCGGCCAGCACCAAGATGGTCCACATCGCCGAGTTCACCGCCGATCTCATCAAGCACGGCAAGCTTAATCTGAACAAGAAACGCAACGCCAATGTGCATCTGACCTGGCACGACTCCTGTAACCCCGCCCGCGGCATGGGTCTCCTCGACGAGCCCCGTTACGTGGCCAAGAGCGTGGTCGAGAAGTTCACCGAGATGCCCGAGGGAACCATCCGTGAGCAGACCTTCTGCTGCGGAGGCGGCGCCGGCCTCAACGCCGGCGAGAACGACGAGCTGCGCATGATGGGCGGCCTGCCCCGCGCCAACGCCGTGAAGTACGTGCACGAGAAATACGGCGTGAACATGCTGGGCTGCGTCTGCGCCATCGACCGCGCCGTGCTGCCCAACTCCATGGCGTACTGGGTGCCTGAAGTCAGCGTCTGCGGCCTGCACGAACTTGTCGCCAACGCGCTGGTTTTCCCTGGCGAAAAGGAACGTGAAACCGATCTGCGTGGTGAAGACCTGCCCGGGGAGGATGAATAA
- the dsrJ gene encoding sulfate reduction electron transfer complex DsrMKJOP subunit DsrJ has protein sequence MYDKNKILTGLAVFVVFMTYPFWNNIGSAAYVRPEIEKPKNSKECVESVEFMRAEHMAMLNQWRDEVVRDGVHEYHSKANHQAFQKSLTKTCMKCHENKDQFCDKCHATVSVNPYCWDCHVDPKGVKK, from the coding sequence ATGTACGACAAGAATAAGATTCTGACCGGTCTTGCCGTGTTCGTGGTCTTCATGACCTATCCTTTCTGGAACAACATCGGTAGCGCCGCTTACGTGAGACCCGAAATCGAGAAGCCGAAGAACTCCAAGGAATGCGTGGAGAGCGTCGAGTTCATGCGCGCCGAGCACATGGCCATGCTCAACCAGTGGCGCGACGAGGTCGTGCGCGACGGCGTCCACGAGTACCACTCCAAGGCGAATCACCAGGCCTTCCAGAAGAGCCTGACCAAAACCTGCATGAAGTGTCACGAGAACAAGGATCAGTTCTGCGACAAATGCCACGCTACGGTTTCCGTGAACCCCTACTGCTGGGATTGTCATGTTGATCCGAAGGGGGTGAAGAAATGA
- the dsrO gene encoding sulfate reduction electron transfer complex DsrMKJOP subunit DsrO has translation MKTMRRNFLKIAAVAVLGWSVRPASQLLASGGAEPSEGLLFASRHKVHAGPGALKAQRWAMVIDTAKLNEKVMEDIVHVCHSIHNVPNIPGNQNIKWIWETHMEHLFLDDLHEFQPEAGAKAALALCNHCDNPPCVRVCPTKATFQREDGIVMMDFHRCIGCRYCMAGCPYGSRSFNFMDPRPYIEKTTPDFPTRTKGVVEKCEFCAERLAEGKLPACVEVSEGALTFGDLADPESDVRKLLAERFSIRRSPTLGTKPCVYYLV, from the coding sequence ATGAAGACCATGCGTAGAAACTTCCTGAAAATCGCCGCCGTGGCCGTGCTCGGCTGGAGTGTGCGTCCCGCCTCCCAGCTCCTGGCCTCCGGCGGCGCCGAGCCGAGCGAAGGCCTCCTCTTCGCCTCTCGTCACAAGGTCCATGCCGGCCCAGGCGCTCTCAAGGCGCAGCGCTGGGCCATGGTCATCGACACGGCCAAGCTGAACGAAAAGGTCATGGAAGACATCGTGCATGTCTGCCACTCCATCCATAACGTGCCGAACATCCCGGGCAACCAGAACATCAAGTGGATCTGGGAGACGCACATGGAGCACCTTTTCCTGGATGATCTCCACGAGTTCCAGCCCGAGGCCGGCGCCAAGGCCGCCCTGGCCCTGTGCAACCATTGCGACAATCCTCCCTGCGTGCGCGTCTGCCCGACCAAGGCCACGTTCCAGCGCGAGGACGGCATCGTCATGATGGACTTCCATCGGTGCATCGGCTGCCGCTACTGCATGGCCGGTTGTCCCTACGGCTCCAGAAGCTTCAACTTCATGGACCCGCGTCCGTACATCGAAAAGACGACCCCCGATTTCCCGACCCGCACCAAGGGTGTCGTCGAGAAGTGCGAGTTCTGCGCCGAGCGTCTGGCCGAGGGCAAGCTGCCGGCCTGCGTCGAGGTATCCGAAGGGGCGCTTACGTTCGGCGATCTGGCCGACCCCGAGTCCGATGTGCGTAAGCTGCTGGCGGAGCGTTTCTCCATCAGGCGTAGTCCGACCCTTGGAACCAAACCTTGTGTCTACTATCTCGTGTAA
- the dsrP gene encoding sulfate reduction electron transfer complex DsrMKJOP subunit DsrP: MLEKAIKGSKVYWGWIAFLLLLMSVGAACYWQQLSHGLTITGMSRDVTWGFYIAQFTFLVGVAASAVMLVIPKYLHDYHKFAKILILGEFNAVAMVILCLLFIVADLGSPQRLMNVLIHPTPNSILFWDMVVLNGYLLINILVGWVTLEAERKQVAPPKWIKFFIYLSIPWAVSIHTVTAFLYCGLPGRGYWLTAVLAARFLASAFAAGPAFLILVTYIAKVFTGFDPGKGVLPTLGKTVVYAMCVNLFLLLCEVFTVFYSQIPSHMAHLQYLFAGYHGHGVLVPWMWSAMIMAVAGILILLVPKNRQQDNMLIIGCLLIFIGAWIDKGLGMIGGGFVPNPLHEITEYVPSQLELGVSLGIYATGFLVLTILYKVAIGVKQEVE; this comes from the coding sequence ATGCTTGAAAAAGCCATAAAAGGATCAAAAGTTTACTGGGGCTGGATCGCCTTCCTGCTCCTCCTGATGAGCGTCGGGGCGGCCTGCTACTGGCAGCAGCTCTCCCACGGTCTGACCATCACCGGCATGAGCCGCGACGTGACCTGGGGCTTCTACATCGCGCAGTTCACCTTCCTGGTCGGCGTGGCCGCCTCGGCCGTCATGCTGGTCATCCCCAAGTACCTGCACGACTACCACAAGTTCGCCAAGATCCTGATCCTCGGCGAATTCAACGCCGTGGCCATGGTCATCCTGTGCCTGCTCTTCATCGTAGCCGACCTGGGTTCCCCGCAGCGTCTGATGAACGTCCTGATCCACCCGACGCCCAACTCCATCCTGTTTTGGGACATGGTGGTCCTGAACGGCTACCTGCTCATCAACATCCTGGTCGGCTGGGTGACCCTCGAAGCCGAGCGCAAGCAGGTCGCGCCGCCCAAGTGGATCAAGTTCTTCATCTACCTGTCCATTCCCTGGGCGGTGTCCATCCACACGGTCACGGCCTTCCTGTACTGCGGCCTTCCCGGCCGCGGCTACTGGCTGACCGCCGTGCTGGCCGCCCGCTTCCTGGCCTCGGCTTTCGCCGCCGGCCCCGCGTTCCTCATCCTGGTGACGTACATCGCCAAGGTCTTCACCGGCTTCGATCCCGGCAAGGGCGTCCTGCCCACTCTGGGCAAGACCGTGGTCTACGCCATGTGCGTAAACCTGTTCCTGCTCCTGTGCGAAGTGTTCACCGTCTTCTACAGCCAGATCCCTTCGCACATGGCGCACCTGCAGTACCTCTTCGCCGGGTACCACGGACACGGCGTGCTCGTGCCCTGGATGTGGTCCGCCATGATCATGGCCGTAGCGGGCATCCTCATCCTGCTTGTTCCCAAGAACAGACAGCAGGACAACATGCTTATCATCGGTTGCCTCCTGATCTTCATCGGGGCCTGGATCGACAAGGGCCTTGGCATGATCGGCGGCGGCTTCGTGCCGAACCCTCTGCACGAGATCACCGAATACGTTCCTTCCCAACTCGAACTGGGTGTCTCCCTGGGCATTTACGCCACCGGCTTCCTGGTTTTGACCATCCTGTACAAGGTCGCCATCGGCGTGAAGCAGGAAGTCGAGTAG
- a CDS encoding ferredoxin codes for MGYTVTVDVDKCVGDGECVDVCPVEVYELQGGKAVAVNEEECLGCESCVEVCEQGAITIEEN; via the coding sequence ATGGGTTATACTGTTACCGTCGATGTCGACAAATGCGTTGGTGATGGCGAGTGCGTGGACGTGTGCCCCGTTGAAGTTTACGAACTTCAGGGTGGCAAGGCCGTGGCCGTGAACGAAGAGGAGTGCCTCGGCTGTGAGTCCTGCGTCGAAGTCTGCGAGCAGGGCGCCATCACCATCGAAGAAAACTAG
- a CDS encoding YkgJ family cysteine cluster protein, with translation MNSDFSVFFSEYESLVAQIDAVFQKVAGNFVAEVKCRQGCSDCCHALFDLTLIEAMYLNSKFAELEESRRNEILIEADKADRKAYVFKKKASREAEVVDHSEILLRTAQERLRCPLLGPDDKCVMYRYRPITCRIYGIPLEIGGKSHTCGLSGFEPGKSYPAVKLERIQDMLLALSNKVLDSVGSQYSDFRFMHVPVSSALMTVYSDEFFGLQKDDAATGGFAGGSDA, from the coding sequence ATGAATTCAGACTTCTCAGTTTTCTTCAGCGAGTATGAGTCTCTAGTTGCTCAGATCGACGCCGTTTTTCAGAAGGTCGCCGGAAACTTCGTCGCCGAAGTGAAGTGCCGCCAGGGATGCAGCGACTGCTGTCATGCCCTTTTCGACCTGACGCTTATCGAAGCCATGTACCTGAACTCGAAATTCGCCGAACTGGAAGAGTCCCGCCGCAACGAGATTCTGATTGAAGCCGACAAGGCCGACCGCAAGGCCTATGTGTTCAAGAAGAAAGCCTCCCGGGAAGCGGAGGTTGTGGACCATTCCGAAATCCTGCTGCGCACGGCCCAGGAGCGTCTACGCTGTCCGCTGCTCGGACCGGACGACAAATGTGTCATGTACCGGTATCGGCCCATCACCTGCCGCATTTACGGAATCCCGCTCGAAATAGGCGGCAAGTCGCACACCTGCGGCTTGTCCGGATTCGAGCCCGGAAAGTCCTACCCGGCGGTGAAGCTCGAGCGTATTCAGGACATGCTGCTGGCGCTCAGCAACAAGGTGCTCGATTCCGTCGGTTCGCAGTACTCCGATTTCCGGTTCATGCACGTCCCGGTTTCCTCGGCCCTGATGACCGTCTATTCCGATGAATTTTTCGGTCTGCAGAAAGACGATGCTGCTACGGGCGGCTTCGCCGGAGGATCCGATGCATAA
- a CDS encoding tetratricopeptide repeat protein, whose protein sequence is MKKHADYGPKSVAALKAALQDNPDSATLLYNLGVSLVAERNLDEAQKAFEEALALEPGIAEAYVQLGGLAMHRGDLDECLKMNRKATEVRPRFAVPWGNIGFVHMQQQNPDKAVKALKKAISLDPQFIQAHTTLGSAYLALGDPDGCIMQCSKAIEIEPMFGPAYNNIGLAYLDKGEPKKALIYFDKAVETGFDVESQVLAEIAQYR, encoded by the coding sequence ATGAAAAAACATGCTGATTACGGCCCCAAGTCGGTGGCAGCCCTCAAAGCCGCCCTGCAGGACAACCCCGATTCCGCAACGCTTCTGTACAATCTGGGCGTGTCCCTTGTCGCGGAAAGAAACCTCGATGAGGCCCAGAAAGCCTTCGAGGAGGCTCTCGCCCTCGAACCAGGGATTGCCGAGGCCTACGTCCAGCTCGGCGGTCTGGCAATGCACCGCGGCGACCTCGATGAATGCCTGAAGATGAATCGCAAGGCCACCGAGGTACGTCCTCGCTTCGCCGTTCCGTGGGGAAACATCGGGTTCGTGCACATGCAGCAGCAGAACCCCGACAAGGCCGTGAAGGCCCTGAAAAAGGCCATCAGCCTGGACCCGCAGTTCATTCAGGCCCATACGACTCTCGGGAGCGCCTATCTCGCCCTCGGCGATCCGGACGGGTGCATCATGCAGTGCAGCAAGGCCATCGAGATCGAGCCGATGTTCGGCCCTGCCTACAACAACATCGGCCTGGCCTACTTGGACAAGGGTGAGCCGAAGAAGGCCCTCATCTACTTCGACAAGGCAGTCGAGACCGGTTTCGATGTCGAGTCCCAGGTGCTGGCGGAAATCGCGCAATATAGATAA